attttatttgtTACTCCATTCACCTCACCAGAAATGTATTTAACAAagcttaaattttgttttaaaaaataaaagtttcaaagaatgtaaatttattttcatagaaTTATGTTACATCGAGAATAAGATGACACCGCATCAACTCAACATCCTTGGAGAAAAGAAACAATGGTAACCTACATTGGTAATAACTAAACTAttaatagatttatttttttctcactcaactataaaaagttacaaaataattatcTAACTAGGctttttttttggtcacccaactattcaaatttttattttttggtcacCACACATTAAATTACTAATGGAAAAATAACTCggcaacttttaaaattggtataataacaactttaatcATCAACATTAATAATCATGACAATTTAAGTATTGATTCCAAAAAAATTAATGATCAACATTTGCACattgtgttaatttttttttatagtttcacTTTTTATTTGTGACATCGAGAGTTAAATTTAAAGTAATGAGAAAATATGACAAttattatcttggatttttttgGTGTTTACATTTTTGGTATATTTCCAATCAAATTTAGtcaatagatttttattttttttagctttgTAAGTGAAAGGattataaagaaaagaaaaatttaaaaaaagaagaccAAAATACACAATGTGTAAACATTAAGGGTTATATATTTTAGAATCATGATTTAATTGACATGATGTATGTATGTTGAAAATTAAAGTTTCTATTATGCTGATTAGAAAGTTATTACATCATCTTTTTATTGGCCATTTAACGGTTGGTGaccaagaaagaaaaaattgaataattggatgatcattttataattttttatagttaggtAGCAAAAAGAACTTTTTAATAATtagataattatatattatttataagaaaaataaaagaaaattgccACACCAATCAGtctaattaaatgtatttaaacTCGAGTGGAgctccaaattaaaaaaaaaaaattataggtcCAAGCTAAAGCCTGACTCATCGAGCTTTCAAATAGTTGGATTCATTATTTATAGAATAATATACTCTTATTTATATCTAAAATTCATtacaaaagaatataaatatcaatatacaattttcattatttttaaatagcAAAACTGGTTGAATAAGATTTATTCACGAttgaaaatttaagtttaaaagcTCAATTCATAaacactttttaatttaattgatgcAAACCActctaaaatatatagaaaagttaacaaatgttaattttCTTGACAAAAACTTATATGTAGATGTaacatcaaataattttttaaaattcaagaaaCATAGAGAGattaaaactatttaaattttttgtaaaaagatattataatttttataaaaatatatattaaaaattaattaattgttgacatGGTAATCTATGTGTAAGTCTATGTCAGTAAAgttaatatttgttttcttttttatctaTGTTAGAgtgattttacaaaaaaaaattaaaaagataaaaaaaatgaaaaattaaataaaagattaaaatgatttttttttttaagtttagaagactaaataaatcattataccatCAACTTATTGGGCTATCTTATCATGGTTGTGTCAGTCCAGCAGCTGGAGCTGGATGTTCCCGTAACTGCCAACTTTAAATCACCAGCCCTAGAAATACATAACCGCTGTCACTTATAAACCATGCCAAAACCTTAGCTCGCCTTCTTTTCTGTATCCTCACTCAGAACACAGACGCGGCCGCTAATTTTGCTTTCAGGTAAACTATATCAAGTTAGCTCTTTAAATTTCATCCTTGTTATGAATTTTATGctctacttatttatttatttcttcaattgaAATCAGATAGGCACTTTCTGGAATTAAATTATCGTAATTGACTTGGTTTAGTTATTCATCTCTGTCTTTTGTAATTTgtacaaaacaaaatgaaactgaaaggtttttttagtattttgagCAAGTTAGGAATCGATTGTTTTTCTATGTTCCAAAACAGTTGTTGCTTTGTTTCTTTTGCTTGCCTATATGTTAGCATAAAAACCGGCTAAGATTAATTGTAATATTCGAGAGAAAAGTTGGGTTTTGATTGGAATGGTAATGGTAATGGTAATTTTCAAGTCTGTTTGAATAAGAGAGTGGGACGGAGATATATGACTGTGGGGAATTAGTGTTCGCTACAAGATAATGCATGTAACTTACAAGAATCATCTGCTTTCTATTTGCTTTTGtttagactctttttttttttttttaaaaaaagagagaacttTAAATGCTTATTTGTCATTCACTGTAAAATCCGCAGCAGCCTGTATTTTGGAAAGGATGGTGAGAGTCAGTGTTTTGAATGATGCACTCAAGAGCATGTACAATGCAGAGAAGAGGAGAAAACGACAGGTCATGATCCGGCCTTCCTCCAAAGTTATCATCAAGTTCTTTTTGGTCATGCAGAAGCATGGTTTGTTCCCTATTCTCTCCGCCATTTTTTAGTTAAAACTTTTATCTTTGGTAAAGATGAAAATGCGATTGCCATTGCAGGTTATATTGGAGAGTTTGAGTATGTTGACGATCACAGAGCTAGCAAAATTGTGGTTGAACTGAACGGGAGACTGAATTAGTGTGGGGTGATCAGTCCTCGTTTTGATGTTGGAGTCAAAGAGATCGAGGATTGGACCGCCAGGCTGCTTCCTTCAAGACAGGTTTGCTTAGAAACTTTTGGTGTTTGTTCTCTGCATGAAGTAGTATTTGCCGAGGTTAAGAAATCATTATTGTGGTATGTCTTGTATTTGCTAATGGAAGGTTTAACCAATCGAAAATGGGAGCGCTAACCTATGCCATTTACATGCATTCTCACTGCAGTTCGGATATATTGTACTAACCACATCGGCTGGCATTATGGACCATGAAGAAGCAAAGAGAAAGAATGTTGGTGAAGTACTTGGTTTCTTCTATTGAGACCAAGTTTCtgagattttaatttttgatttctcTTAATCTTGGAATTGGCACTTCTTGTCAATCAGTGTTTATGCAAATCTAATTTTGTATATTTGGGGATTATActttttatgttttggttatgatgtTTGAGATTCCGAACTGTTGGTTTGCTATATGCAATTGGCTACGCAGCACCAGAATTAGTACACCAGAGGCAGAGGTGTGTCTTTCGCTGTCTCCTTGTACTAGGAAAAGGTCCTCCTAATGCTCATGTACGACTTTTTTGGGTGAACTACCAACCTTGGAATATACTACAGCCTCATTTGGTCAAGACTCGACATGCTGAGATGCACTTTTACGACTTAACTTTGCAATCAGTTATTGGAAGCAATGGATGTTCAAATCATTCAtttgaaaatatatacataaccTTTTACTTCTTTTACTTCCCAATAACTGAAGTTCTTGATGAAATGGAAGAATGTGGATGATTGACTCATTCCATGATTGCAATAGTCTTGGGAAATCTTTTGATTACGCGTGTATTCTTATTTTCTAATGATATTCTCCCGTAATGACAATTGGTTGAAACTTAGGAAGCCATTTCCTAAAAATCCATTTATAGGATTCTTGAATATGCCTTTCAATTGAGGACAATAATAATGATTTTACGTAGGGATAATTTGTCATTTCGAAATGAGTTTCGGTTATAATATTTGTTCGATAGCAGTACTAAATTATCTATAATTATGCTTTTGCGGCTTTTGAATAATCAACCTTGATAtgaaatataaaacataatttcCGGTAGAATTAAGGTGCAAAAAGAGCTCTAATAATATTAGTTTCAACCACTAATGTTTTCACTTTCATTTCTGAAAGCTCAAGTTCAGGCATAAATACTAAATAGTACAGGCAAATGCTGAAAATAACTTAACTATTCTTCAGTCATTTATACGCTTGGCTTGAGCCACAATGATCCCCATTCTTGATGAACTGCCAAAAGAGTCTTCAGTTGCCCAACTGATTGAACAGCTACTATTCAGCGATCACGATATATCTCCATCCTCATCGTCACCTTTGATGCTGCCGTCACCGTCGACCTCAAACATGTGAAGAAATTGCAGTTGAAGATTGAGGCAATGAATGGTCTCTGAAAGAGAAAGAGTAAAGGATGGGTTTGTATGCTTTAAAGGAAATTCTTCTGGTGTGTGGGAAAAGAATCTTCCAAGCATATGCTTCAAGCATTAACATTCTAGCCCAtcatatgttattatatattatattcctTTAAACTTTAGtttgttttaatatgattataatGGGGGAATGTGGTGGCTTGTTACAAACCAGAAATTCTAGGAATTAGCGGCTTTTGATTTTTCTACTTTCTATTGCATTATGCCATGTCATTCTTCTCTGGACTCTCTACACTTTCGTATGAGAATGACCATTTTAGGAAGAggatatatattaatataaaattagaattcGATTATGAGATAATCTAAACTTATATACCTAATACTAGGCTATTTAACATAATCATTTGAGAATAATTCAACTAACAAGCAATGGGTTGGAATTAATGATTGAATTTGAATCTAATAATGGTAATTGGAGTATTAAATATACTCAATCATTGCCATCTTTTTTATTTGCCAAGATGGTCTCCATTCGCAGGATCCAGGCAGGCATAAAAAAAGACTACACCTTACATATATTAGCTGTCAGTTTGTATAAAGTTCTGATCATTGGGACAGAACAACGCAATTCATGTCTTGTtagtaaaacacaaaaaattgTCACCATAAATATGTTATACGTAAAATTGTTTTAGACAAAATCTTCTCTAAATCCCAAACGTATCCCCCCAAATTTGATCCAGTAAAAGCTAACATTCGACTCGataaaaacatttaataattgaAGTCAACTATTGAATCCAACTTTACCATGAATTCAAGCACGAGACAGACACAATTGAAGACAATGTTATTGTTTTTTACTTAACAAGGAAGGCAGAAAATTGGGAGGAACTTGGTCCAACCCAACTGGACAGCTTGACTTGGTTCCCACATCCATTTATCAAAGGGCAACCCCATCTTTTTCCATTACCGTCGATCATTCTGCGATTGATTGATTGCGGTGCAGTGTAGTATTATTATGAATCGAAACACTGGATCTTTTGCTCTAAACCCAGCTGCaagttattaattaatttaagtatttaaagGCTAAGGATGATTAGGATACCAGCTCACTTCTTCAGTTCTAGTTTCCTATGGCCCACACCAGCCATCCAGCAATAAGGATAAGCCACGTAGAAATTACCAGAATGTCAAAACGCATTTGCCACGCGCCTGTTACTTGGTTTGTCAGGGAAACTGCTTAgattattagttaattaattaatttcactgCTTTATAAAGGAAATCATCAAAACAAGAGTCTTTTCACACCTTCTCTTCCCCTTGATATTAGTGGATTTGCTAGCATGCGCGAGGGGTGATCGGCGCATACAACGAAAAGAAAAGTTGGGAAAAAAAAGGTACGAAAAGGAAGAAGGGAAAGCGGACACTGCGGATTTTAGCTATCCATCTTCCTCGGAGAAGATCTATTTTGCGGGTAATAAAATGTTTTTCCTtggctttttatttttatattttttcaaaaaatagaagAAATCAGTATAAGAAACCAGCCAAACAGAAAAGAACTTGAATTTTGTTACCATGGTCTTTAAGATTTGACCTTTTTTGGaaacttctctttttttttcttgattttctttttcaatatccGATCTGGTACTTTTCTTGTTTTATCTTCGACTTCCATCAGTTTGTTAATTTAATTACGTGGATTCCAGTGTAGAAATGTGAACTATTGATtcagattcttttttttttgtttgcagGATTTCGATGGCTGCTCCACCAGCAAGAGCTAGAGCTGATTACGATTACCTTATTAAGCTTCTATTGATCGGCGACAGTGGTACGTTGATCTCTACAactactttcttttttcttccaatTTAATCTCTCGTTTTCCTTAAAACCGAACTGATCTTCGAATTCTCCTATCTTTCTCCGCTCTCTTAGATTTATTTTTCCATGCATTTTTCTCGAAACAATTTATCGTTTAACTAGATTTAGCTCACGTTTTAATGTATTCCGTGTCTCTCAGTTTTGTTTCTCCAAATCTCTTTCGATGAGTTTCCTTGGGCTAAGTTTTAGATTTTCCGAGTTATAGAATGTCGAAgaagcaattttttttttctgtagTTATTGGTTTATTGACTTTCGGTTTTGCTGTATATGATTAGGTAGGAGCAGCAGTTAGATCTATGTATTTTAATTTCGATAAAACTTGGTTATTTGAAGTTAATGGTTTTGATgatttcataatttctttataattAATCTGATTTCTAGATTTTGcctcaaaataattttcttttttcatgaAATGTGTTtcccttattttgaaatttagatGCATTTATAAAGTAGAACTTTGATACTCTGATATGCATTCAAGGCTTGCTAGGACCTTCATATCTAATGTTATTTACATCTGTAGGTGTTGGTAAGAGTTGCCTACTTTTACGGTTCTCAGATGGTTCCTTTACGACCAGCTTTATCACCACCATTGGGTGCGTAATTTGAAATGGAACCCTTTGTCTAGCTTattttatctaaatgaatgacttTCTCAACGTGATTAATCCACTTGCAGTATTGATTTTAAGATAAGAACCATTGAGCTTGATGGCAAACGGATAAAGCTCCAAATTTGGGATACAGCTGGGCAGGAGCGGTTCAGGACAATCACAACTGGTGAGTGTTTTAGTTAGCATATTTCTTTCGTTTCAATCTTACCGAGATGGTCATATTACTTGTACGAGGAAAATGATATGGTTGAATCATTGCACTGCCATCATCTACCATGGAGATTTCCAGTCTATCAATTTAGCTGAAAACATTCCATGTTTTCTAAGTTGGGGAGACAAGAGTTGCGTTAGTCTTGTTGGAAAACATGTTCCTGATAACAAGCTGGGGAGTGGGAAGAAGCTGTGTTTTTCAGGGGAGAAGGATATCTTAAAGGCTGTGGTCTGCTGCCACAAACCATAGCTGAATGTGTGAGCAGGAACGACCTGTTTAAGAAGCCTAGAAGCTAGTTCAAGTAAAGGTCCTACACTACACATGCTACAGGAAAATTTGAGGAACCAGAAATGCCGCCTATTAGTCAATGTCGTGATCCTACTAGACCAGATTAACAAGTCAAGAGTTCAGGATTTAAGATTTGGGTTTAAAAATCAGTGTATGATACACAATGATAATGCTATGTCGTATGCTTACTGCCTGGAGTGGGACGCATTTTGGTCTTAATCTAACTTTATTGGAGGTTTACCATGGTTGTGTGGCATGCTGCTTCCTGGTCTGGGCATAtctctcaaaattttcaatttgttttcttATGGAATAATGTTCTTATTAAGTATTAACGAGATTTTTGGTAACCTAAATCTTAGGCTACTTGTCTAACATTgatctatatatgtatattccaTATTTTGCATTCCTGCAAATGGTTTCTGTTGATGCCTAATTTTTCGCTCCAATCTTTTCAACAGCTTACTATCGTGGAGCCATGGGCATCTTGCTGGTCTATGATGTCACGGATGAATCCTCCTTCAACAGTAAATCCTTTATTCTCttgttttagtttagttaattgTTTGACCTTACATTTCAACTTATTCTATTCAAATTTGCAAATTTGGTGGTCTTTTATTAGTGAGCTAAATACTTAGGCTTTGCTCTTCTTTTGGTTGTTCTAGTACTTGGTTTTTTATGTTAAATCTCTTACAGAGAGCCTCTCTCCTTGCAGATATTAGGAATTGGATTCGCAACATTGAACAGCATGCATCAGATAATGTTAACAAGATATTGGTCGGAAACAAGGCAGACATGGATGAAAGCAAAAGGGTATACTTCTTTTCTCCATAAGATTTTAGTAGATGTCTTTGCTAAGCCAAAGTGTGTTTCTGGATCTGTGCACTTTTTGCATAGTCCTCATTCCCAAGTCTCCTGATTTGGGGACTGAGGAATGGAAGTGATATTCAACCTGTTAATCACATTTTTTTTGATACAAAAGCACAAATATCATCCCCCTCCTCTTTCCCCATTTCTCGCTTTGCATATTGTTAAATGGATGCATCTATTTTCTGATCTTAGTctacatttttctctttttaaggCCGTGCCAACCTCAAAGGGACAAGCTCTTGCGGACGAGTATGGAATCAAATTTTCGAAACAGTAAGTGATGCTTGTTGATTGTGGTTGCTAGTTGAATTGGAGATGCTAAATACTGAAAACAAATTGTCATGCAGAGTGCAAAGACTAACCTAAATGTGGAGGAAGTTTTCTTTTCAATAGCAAGGGACATAAAGCAAAGACTCGTCGATACTGACTCAAAGGCTGAGGTAATTCACATGGCCGGCCTTATCTTGAATAAAAATTACACAACTGAGCATCATATAATTAGAAATCATGCCTATTCTGCAATGTGATTGTGAATTTTTGTATTGTTGTAGCCTTCAACAATTAAGATCAATAAACCTGACCAGGCAGCTGGGGGTGGTCAAGCTGCACAAAGACCGGCTTGCTGTGGTTCAACCTAAGGGAGTTCAAACATGGTGGGGCACGTGTTGGATGTTAAAAACTACTTTTCTTCAAAAAATGGAGGGGAAAGAGAAAACTAATTATGGTTACTGGATGATGAGTGCCTGTATTTTCTTATTGGCATTCTTTATAACTTGTTTTAGGGTGTGAAGATGTAGTGTTTTTCTTTACAATTGTTTGTGTCATGTGAAGAACATAACCTTCTGTTTCTCCCCTTCTCTCGGCTCCTTCATGTCAGGAAGCCTAAGTTCTGACTGCTTGCAAGACTAGTTCATTTGTTGGTAGGGAAGGAAATGGAAAATGGAAGTGGTTTCTTTATATTACTAACCCATAATTTCTCCATCTCCGTTTAGTTATAAATGCCCGCCTAATCTTACCACTGGAAGCAAGGAGTCTTGAAAACTAAGCAGAATAAATTCGGCCGAATCGTTACTTCCATACAACTTAAATTTTCTCTCTTAGATTCAGTTACTCTAAATTAGGCAGAGAAACTGATATGATGCAATCCCAATAACACCATATACGTAAAACCTAAATACATGAGCAGCTAAGCTCCACTCGCATTCTTTTTTACACTTACATGTCTACCCAAACACTCTCATAAAATACACTAGtcttaaattagtttatttttctatgcACATGATGATTCACCAAAGAGATTGTTGCTTTATCTTACATGTTGAGAAGGCCCTGTTTGGAGAATAACAACCTATAGATTTAATTCTTCTTTCCCATAAATGCGCTGAAGTTCGCGAGTTGCTGCTTGAAATGATTCTGGAAAGGTGGGAAGTTAAAAAGAGAGTCAGCACTGCAACCTGAGTCTTCTTAAGGCAGCAgaaattctttcatgctcatacaatcacaaaatcaaatcttttttattttttatgagacAGCTACATAAAATCTTATTTACCTTTCCAAATGCGAAAAGATTTCTGATTAATCGGTGCACCAAAAACGGTTTGAATTGTATCGAACAACAGGCTCTCAGGTGTGCTCCTCAGTTCTTGTACTATTTGATAGATGGTCTTTCCATTCTCAAAGTAAATGTGATTGTTCGGATGCTTGGTTTTGCAACCAGCATGGCGCTCAAACTCATATGCATTCAGCACCTAAAGCACAATCATATAAATCATAGATGAGAAAGCAAAAAGTTGAGCTCACCAATTTTGAAACTATAGGATGGCTCACCTTGGAAAAGTTACATGATTGACACCCGCAAAGATAGCCAGAACCTTTTATAACTCCACAAAGCTCCTTATTACATACAGGGATAAAACAGTAAGGTAGAAAGCAATTGCAACTTAAATAGAGCAGGAAAAAAGAACTATCCAGTTACCTCCCGTGACAAGGATACGTACTTCACAGGTACACCATCAAGCATACCAGTCGATATCAAACTTCTGACATTTGAAGGGAAGCTGTTTGGGGCATCTTTCTTTGATGATTTGAACTCTGGCTTAGTCCTTGCAGCAGATTCAGATCTTAGTTTAGCAGTTTGAGTTGCACTTGGAATGGAACCAGCAGCTGATGCGTCCAGCTGTTTTCCAGAACCGTCTTCCAGTGTTGGATTGGCAGATTGACAGTATGATGGGTCAAAGCTACCAAGAGGCCTGCCCACAGGGATAATCTCATGTTCTTCATGAAAGCCACCGAAAGAAAGAATATTGGCATCCTCTTTAACATAACTGTTGGCCATTGATATTGGAATTTCATTATCCTTACTGTAGGCAGGAGTGGTGATACGCATATCATCCCTGTTATAGGTATGACTCATTACTGCAACATTATCACACCGCTTATCGTAGCTATGCCCCATTGAAATAAAACTATTTTCATTTTCCCCATTATACGCCTCAATATTAGACATCTCACTGTTACTTTCCCTACTAAAACTAAGTTCCTTTGGATCATGCATACCGGAATCGGAGTCCTTAACTTGATTGACCTTAACTTTCCTAATTCCACCATAATTAAAGCATGTTTCAGGATCTTCAATTGAAGGAGATATTGACAAACCAAAAGATGCATCTTCACCAAAATGATCTTCAATGCTTTTTCGTCTCATGTTATCTGCTTCTATGGGAGATATGTTCCTTTCAGTGAAACTGACAGACCTTTCAGATTCGGAACCAAACAACCGATCAATAAAATGGCTAGGAACAGACTGAAAACTGGAAACATTTTCCCAAGGCGGAACATTTGAATTAGAAATTCCTGAACTTGATTTGTTGTTTGCAGCTTGTACAGCTTGCTTCTTGTTAGGGAACAGCTGCGAATCAGCATCAACAAACCAACCATGTGATCGCTTGGGTTCGATTCTTGAAGGATTATCGAATGCTGCATCTCCATCAGACACATGTGGAGGACCCTTTGCCATCCAAAAACTCTTATTCTGAAAAGACTGCCAGAAACAATCACTCAGAAGTTGCTTATTTGTAACACTTCAATGATCCATTAACCAACAAAGCATGGTTAAGGGTTGGGAAAACACACAAACTAAATCACTTCTCACATTAACAAAAAGGTTGCATTTTAATCATTctaaagcaaaagcaaaagcgAAACTAATTGTATATAAAATCTATTGAATTGGCACTGctagtataattttaaaaagtttatttaCATATACTTACTAAAGATCAGAAAAGAATAAATCGGCTAAACATACACACttcattaagttaaaaaaattcaaatatttgacAAATTTAGCCGataataaaatggaaaataaataataaccatCCGTTTTTTGTCATAAAAGAAGATAAAATGATATACCATTTCTTTCCAGCTTCCCACTACTTCAACTGGAGATGATACActtcccttttcttcttcttctcctcctctAATTCTCAATCAAAGCATATAATCTCTGCTTAGATCACCCTAATTCAAAGCTTCCCCTGAAATTTTTCGTTAAAAGAAAATAACATCCATAGAGTTTTCGTAGAAACCCAGATAATGAAatggataaaaagaaaaaacttcATAAAACTGATGAaatagaaaaaccctaaaaataaatttaaagaaaaagtgTTCCATTTCCTTCAATTTTCGAAGATCCTTACCTTGCTTTGCCACCGGAAAAAAGCGAGGATTTTATGATGAATTTACCGGCGAACAGAACGAGGGGGAGAGAGAGTTAATTGTTGCTTTGTGAGTGAGGAGCACCGGATCTTTCCTCGTGAAAAAGAATTATCAGAA
The sequence above is drawn from the Gossypium hirsutum isolate 1008001.06 chromosome A05, Gossypium_hirsutum_v2.1, whole genome shotgun sequence genome and encodes:
- the LOC107959088 gene encoding LOW QUALITY PROTEIN: ras-related protein RABE1c (The sequence of the model RefSeq protein was modified relative to this genomic sequence to represent the inferred CDS: substituted 1 base at 1 genomic stop codon); the encoded protein is MAAPPARARADYDYLIKLLLIGDSGVGKSCLLLRFSDGSFTTSFITTIGIDFKIRTIELDGKRIKLQIWDTAGQERFRTITTAYYRGAMGILLVYDVTDESSFNNIRNWIRNIEQHASDNVNKILVGNKADMDESKRAVPTSKGQALADEYGIKFSKQXSAKTNLNVEEVFFSIARDIKQRLVDTDSKAEPSTIKINKPDQAAGGGQAAQRPACCGST
- the LOC107959087 gene encoding uncharacterized protein, whose product is MSFQNKSFWMAKGPPHVSDGDAAFDNPSRIEPKRSHGWFVDADSQLFPNKKQAVQAANNKSSSGISNSNVPPWENVSSFQSVPSHFIDRLFGSESERSVSFTERNISPIEADNMRRKSIEDHFGEDASFGLSISPSIEDPETCFNYGGIRKVKVNQVKDSDSGMHDPKELSFSRESNSEMSNIEAYNGENENSFISMGHSYDKRCDNVAVMSHTYNRDDMRITTPAYSKDNEIPISMANSYVKEDANILSFGGFHEEHEIIPVGRPLGSFDPSYCQSANPTLEDGSGKQLDASAAGSIPSATQTAKLRSESAARTKPEFKSSKKDAPNSFPSNVRSLISTGMLDGVPVKYVSLSREELCGVIKGSGYLCGCQSCNFSKVLNAYEFERHAGCKTKHPNNHIYFENGKTIYQIVQELRSTPESLLFDTIQTVFGAPINQKSFRIWKESFQAATRELQRIYGKEELNL